The Lysinibacillus timonensis nucleotide sequence GATAAGGAAGAGGAGGTTAGAAAATGAATAACGGACAATGGTCTAGTAAAATTGGATTTATTTTAGCTTCTGCGGGTGCTGCAATAGGGTTAGGGGCTATTTGGAAGATGCCTTATGTAACGGGGCAAAGTGGTGGAGGAGCGTTTTTCTTACTCTTTGTTATGTTTACTCTTTTAATAGGTTTACCTATGTTACTCTCTGAATATATCATTGGGCGAAGTACTCAAAAAGAAGCAGTTACAGCTTATAAAATATTAGCTCCACATAAACCTGCATGGTCGTGGATAGGGAAGTTAGGAGTAATTGGCTGTTTCTTACTTTTATCGTTTTATAGTGTTGTTGGTGGTTGGATTTTCGTTTATAGTGGTGTATCTGTCGTTGGTGGAGTTATTGACCCGAATGTAAATCCCGGTGATTTTTTTAACCAAGTGATTGGAACGCCGTGGATCACTTTAGTCGGTCTTGCTCTCTTTACCATTGCAAACGTTATTGTTATTGCATTAGGTGTTCAAAACGGTATTGAAAAAGCGAATAAATTTATGATGCCACTTTTATTTGTTCTATTCATTATCCTAGTTATTCGTGCGCTAACATTAGAAGGTGCAGCAGAAGGGCTTAAATTCTTCTTGTGGCCTGATTTTACAAAAACAACAGGTGAATCATTATTATATGCATTAGGTCAATCTTTCTTTGCGTTAGCTGTTGGATTCTCTTGTCTTGTAACGTATAGTTCGTATTTAAAGAAGGATGTGAGCTTACCGCAGTCAGCTGGTTCAGTTGTAGCTTTAAATATTTTTGTATCATTACTTGCGGGACTAGCTATTTTCCCGGTTGTATTCACGTTCGATATGGAGCCTGCGGAGGGACCTGGACTTCTCTTTATGGTTTTGCCTGCTGCATTCGGGCAATTGGCATTTGGTGAAGTATTCTTAGCGATGTTTTTAATTTTATTCTTATTTGCAACGTTAACATCTTCATTTAGTATGTATGAAATTATTGTTGCAGCATTGATTGAGAAGTTGAAGATTTCACGTACAAAGTTAACTGTTATCCTAGGGGTTATTGTCTTTATCGCATCGATTCCTTCTGCGTTAACATATAGTGTATTCAGCGATGTATCGTTGTATGGAAGGAATATTTTTGATGCAACGGATTTCTTCGTTTCGAACATGATTCTACCTTTAGGAAATCTATTGATTGCCATATTCCTAGTTCATGTAATGAAAAAAGAGTTGGTGAAAGAAGAGTTGCTACAAGGAAGTACGCTAGGTGAAGGATATTATAAGTTATATAGATCGTTAATGACATTTGTTGTTCCTTTCGTTATTATAATCGTTTTGGTATATTCCTTAATGAATTATTAGAAGGTGACTAATTTGGCAAATAAATGGATAGATATTACACAACCATTTCAAAATTCAATTGCAACTTGGCCAGGTGACACACCATTTTATTTTGATTTAGCTTTTACTAAAGCGGAAACAGGTTCAGTTAATATAGGTCGTTTTTCAACAAGTACTCATACAGGCACGCATGCTGATGCCCCTTATCATTTTCAAGCAACCGCTCCAACGATTGAACAACTTGATGTCAATGTCTATATTGGGAAAGCGTTAGTTGTTGACCTTAGCGATAAAGGGTCGATTACTACGGAAGATGTGAAGGATCTAAACTTATATGGAGCCAAGCGTGTACTATTTAAACTACAAGCAAAAGTTGATTTTGAGAAATTTCCGGATCAAGTTCCAGTCATCCATCCTGACATTGCTCCGCTTTTAGAGGAAAAGGGTATTGTGTTAATCGGAGTAGATTGTCCGTCAGTTGATGCATTGGATAGCAAAACGTTAGAAACCCATCATGCGTTTTATCGACATGGAATTCATATTATTGAAAATTTAGTTCTACAAGATGTCATAGCAGGTTTATATGAGTTTATTGGTTTGCCATTAAAAATTGTAGGTGCTGATGGTGCTCCGGTACGTGCTGTCATTAAAAAGATTGAAAGTACATGATTATTCCTAAACTGAATAATTAATTAAAACCACGGAATTTGTGTCATATAAATTTCGTGGTTTTTTGATGTGTATCAGTATTATTGGTAAGTTGGATATGATATGAATGTCAAAAGATATCACATTTGTATTTTATTTAGGCCTATTAACCTACTGTTTTTAACAAGTTTTGCATCTTATTATGAGATTAATTGCATCGAATATTTGTATGTTATTTTTTATAACATCATATTGCAATTATAGATGACGTAGAATAAAATGGAAACATGAAAGGGAGGAGATGTCGATGAGTCGAGAGTTTCGAAGGGCAATGCCGTTACTCCCAATTAGCATGGTCATGCAATTGACAGAGTTAACAGCAAGACAAATTCGATATTATGAAGAACACAAACTAATCGAACCTGCTCGTTCAGAAGGTAACAGAAGAATGTTTTCACTAGATGATGTTGATGCATTGTTAGAAATTCGTGAACTACTTGACCAAGGTATTAACATGGCAGGGATAAAGAAAGTATTTGCAATGAAAAAGTACAATCATGTAAACAATTCTAACAGCTTATCGATATCAGATACGGAACTACGATCCATATTACGTGAAGAAATGCAACAAGCACAAATTATGCAGAAGTCGTCATTACGTCAAGGAGATTTATCACGCTTTTTCTCAATGAAAAGCGAGTAAATAATATTTTTTAGACATAGTTTAAAAATTTTATAGGAGAGTGGATAAGATGAGTAAATACACTAAAGAGGACATTAAACAAATCGTAAAAGAAAAAGGCGTTAAATATATTCGTCTACAATTTACAGATATTTTAGGAACAATAAAAAACGTAGAAATTCCTTTAAGTCAATTAGATAAAGCGTTGGACGATAAAATGATGTTTGATGGATCTTCAATCGAAGGTTTCGTGCGTATTGAGGAATCAGATATGTATCTTAAACCAGATTTAGATACTTTCGTTATTTTCCCATGGACTGCCGAAAAAGGAAAGGTAGCTCGTTTAATTTGTGACGTTGCAAACCCAGATGGAACACCGTTTGCTGGTGACCCACGTTCTAACTTAAAACGTGTATTAAAAAATATGGAAGAGTTAGGCTTTACAAGCTTCAACTTAGGGCCTGAGCCAGAATTCTTCTTATTCAAGTTAAATGAAAAAGGCGAACCTACAATGGAATTAAACGATGCTGGTGGTTACTTCGACTTAGCACCAACAGACCTTGGTGAAAACTGCCGCCGTGATATCGTGTTAGAACTTGAAGAAATGGGCTTTGAGATTGAAGCATCCCATCACGAAGTAGCTCCTGGTCAACACGAAATTGACTTCAAATATGCAAATGCTATTGAAGCATGTGACAATATTCAAACTTTTAAACTAGTTGTTAAAACAATTGCACGTAAACATGGCTTACATGCTACATTCATGCCAAAACCATTATTCGGCGTAAATGGTTCTGGTATGCACGCCAACCTATCATTATTCAGTGGCAACACTAACGTATTCTGGGATGAAACTGCTGATTTACAATTATCAGAAACTGCTCGTCAATTCATGGCTGGTATTATTAAACATGCTCGTGGCTTTACTGCGGTTACGAATCCATTAGTAAACTCATATAAACGTTTAGTACCAGGATATGAAGCACCATGTTACATCGCTTGGTCTGCACGTAACCGTTCACCTTTAATCCGTATTCCAGCATCCCGTGGACTATCAACTCGTATTGAATTACGTTCAGTTGACCCATCTGCGAACCCTTACTTAGCTATGGCAGTATTATTAGAAGCTGGTTTAGACGGAATTCGCAATGGTTTAACACCTCCAGCTCCAGTGGACCGCAACATCTATGTCATGAGTGCAGGTGAATTAAAAGAAAATGGTATTGAAAACTTACCATCTTCATTAGCGGAGGCGTTAGCTGAATTAGAAAACGATGAAGTGATTAAAGCTGCTTTAGGTGAACACATCTATTCAAATTATAAAGAGGCAAAAGAGATTGAATATGACATGTTCCGTATCGCTGTACACCCATGGGAGCGTGACCAATACTTACAAATGTATTAAGATGTTTTGCTTATCTGTAACAAATACAATAATTAATGAAAGGATGCTAGAGTTTAAAACTCATGCATCTTTTTATTTTTTAATGATAATCGTAATCTAGTCCCCGAATTTATCAAGGATATAAATTTTCGTCAAATCTTATAACGCTCTCCAAATCCAAAGTAAACTCCTCATGTTAAAAGAATAAAAACATATATTGTTAAAGAGTTAAATGTTTAGTAGTTCTATTAGTAAAGGAGCGAGGATGTGCCGAAAAAGGGTTTAACGCTATGTCTATTGGCGTTGATTATATGTGCATTTAGCTGGACTATCTATGCTAATTTATTTAAAGCAAACGAAATAAGTGATTCTGATGTTGTATTTGGTAGTCATGACCTAGTCAACGAGGAAGAGTTGTCTATAGAAGCTGATACATATAGTCAAGATACAAATATTAGTGGACAAGATCAACCTGGGGATGATTATGATGAAAAACACGTCGGCGAACAAGGGCAAATCCAAGATGAGGAACACCCTTCTGAGATAAATGAAAACGGTGTTGGTCATGTTTGGGATGGTGGTCATTCTCATGTTATCAATCATACTGAAGTTGTTGAAGTTCAAGAAAAAGCGCCTCAATTTATCACTAAAACATTAGATGGGCAAACAGTTAAACTTTCAGATTTTTTAGGGAAAAAAGTAATTATTAATTTTTGGGCAACTTGGTGTCCACCTTGCCAAGAAGAGATTCCTGAATTGCAAAAGTTTTACGAGACTTCAGCACAAAAACATAATGTAGTTTTGCTAGGGCTTAATATAACAAGCGAAGATTTAGGAATTGATGTAATCCATGATTTTAGGGAGTATTATGGTATCACATACCCTATATTACTTGATGAAACAGGTGAAATTACAGAAAGCTACGATATTATTACGATACCAACAACGTACATTATCGACGAAGAAGGAAAACTTGAAAAACAAATCACCGGGCCACT carries:
- a CDS encoding peroxiredoxin translates to MPKKGLTLCLLALIICAFSWTIYANLFKANEISDSDVVFGSHDLVNEEELSIEADTYSQDTNISGQDQPGDDYDEKHVGEQGQIQDEEHPSEINENGVGHVWDGGHSHVINHTEVVEVQEKAPQFITKTLDGQTVKLSDFLGKKVIINFWATWCPPCQEEIPELQKFYETSAQKHNVVLLGLNITSEDLGIDVIHDFREYYGITYPILLDETGEITESYDIITIPTTYIIDEEGKLEKQITGPLTDAMLNELLTEM
- the glnA gene encoding type I glutamate--ammonia ligase; amino-acid sequence: MSKYTKEDIKQIVKEKGVKYIRLQFTDILGTIKNVEIPLSQLDKALDDKMMFDGSSIEGFVRIEESDMYLKPDLDTFVIFPWTAEKGKVARLICDVANPDGTPFAGDPRSNLKRVLKNMEELGFTSFNLGPEPEFFLFKLNEKGEPTMELNDAGGYFDLAPTDLGENCRRDIVLELEEMGFEIEASHHEVAPGQHEIDFKYANAIEACDNIQTFKLVVKTIARKHGLHATFMPKPLFGVNGSGMHANLSLFSGNTNVFWDETADLQLSETARQFMAGIIKHARGFTAVTNPLVNSYKRLVPGYEAPCYIAWSARNRSPLIRIPASRGLSTRIELRSVDPSANPYLAMAVLLEAGLDGIRNGLTPPAPVDRNIYVMSAGELKENGIENLPSSLAEALAELENDEVIKAALGEHIYSNYKEAKEIEYDMFRIAVHPWERDQYLQMY
- the kynB gene encoding arylformamidase, producing the protein MANKWIDITQPFQNSIATWPGDTPFYFDLAFTKAETGSVNIGRFSTSTHTGTHADAPYHFQATAPTIEQLDVNVYIGKALVVDLSDKGSITTEDVKDLNLYGAKRVLFKLQAKVDFEKFPDQVPVIHPDIAPLLEEKGIVLIGVDCPSVDALDSKTLETHHAFYRHGIHIIENLVLQDVIAGLYEFIGLPLKIVGADGAPVRAVIKKIEST
- a CDS encoding MerR family transcriptional regulator; translated protein: MSREFRRAMPLLPISMVMQLTELTARQIRYYEEHKLIEPARSEGNRRMFSLDDVDALLEIRELLDQGINMAGIKKVFAMKKYNHVNNSNSLSISDTELRSILREEMQQAQIMQKSSLRQGDLSRFFSMKSE
- a CDS encoding sodium-dependent transporter — translated: MNNGQWSSKIGFILASAGAAIGLGAIWKMPYVTGQSGGGAFFLLFVMFTLLIGLPMLLSEYIIGRSTQKEAVTAYKILAPHKPAWSWIGKLGVIGCFLLLSFYSVVGGWIFVYSGVSVVGGVIDPNVNPGDFFNQVIGTPWITLVGLALFTIANVIVIALGVQNGIEKANKFMMPLLFVLFIILVIRALTLEGAAEGLKFFLWPDFTKTTGESLLYALGQSFFALAVGFSCLVTYSSYLKKDVSLPQSAGSVVALNIFVSLLAGLAIFPVVFTFDMEPAEGPGLLFMVLPAAFGQLAFGEVFLAMFLILFLFATLTSSFSMYEIIVAALIEKLKISRTKLTVILGVIVFIASIPSALTYSVFSDVSLYGRNIFDATDFFVSNMILPLGNLLIAIFLVHVMKKELVKEELLQGSTLGEGYYKLYRSLMTFVVPFVIIIVLVYSLMNY